From one Mya arenaria isolate MELC-2E11 chromosome 4, ASM2691426v1 genomic stretch:
- the LOC128231237 gene encoding uncharacterized protein LOC128231237 isoform X4 yields the protein MNTLSKDAILALSSVCFSTKTNTILDDVTCTARSGAILAIMGPSGAGKTTLLNVISGRQKLTSGEITLSGVQFGKQLRRRLGFVLQSDVLFSNLTLWETLYFTAMIRLPESVSKEDKLQRLEEIIDALDIQKCRNTVIGDNFVRGLSGGEKKRASIASELLTDPDILLLDEPTSGLDSTIALSLINQLKGVASCYNKTVAYFGEAHEKPLEFMEKLVAVLKLEKTKLDELVQMNKTEQLIQPCKGKDNAAFIDENERNADVKVKAGDLYVLPTKQSTNTTITLDAVDLDNAQNTQAKWPTNVWTQFRMLSWRNYKQSKSRIFEYHDLIYFAVTAAVCGVLFFQIPKDADVFRDRMGFIFFFITFWTYQPVFQAILTFPTERCIILKERAGGAYRLSAYYFAKTVSELPLTLVVPSLFYTFVFWMSGLGNVRQFFMTWPIFMLSVFRAQGLGMLIGAFFTNMSVAMLVGNIVIIISMLFSGFITQKIPWWMDWARYISQIQYPLSAITIITLQGLEPISCQYPSVSLYPTCLYDINATVTSSDILKEAGIVLPLHCYISMLACLLVILRVLVYIVLRVRR from the exons ATGAACACATTATCAAAAGATGCCATTCTTGCTCTGAGTAGCGTGTGTTTTTCAACTAAGACGAATACAATTCTTGACGATGTCACCTGTACAGCACGAAGTGGCGCAATCCTTGCAATTATGGGACCCTCAG GTGCTGGGAAAACCACACTTCTGAATGTCATATCTGGTCGACAAAAGCTGACATCCGGTGAAATTACCTTATCTGGGGTACAATTTGGGAAGCAATTGCGACGTCGACTTGGATTTGTTCTACAGAGCGATGTGCTTTTCTCAAATCTGACGCTGTGGGAAACTCTTTAT TTTACGGCGATGATTCGACTACCGGAGAGTGTTTCGAAAGAAGACAAGTTACAGAGACTGGAAGAGATCATTGATGCTCTCGACATTCAAAAGTGTCGGAATACGG TGATTGGCGACAACTTCGTTCGAGGTCTTTCGGGTGGTGAGAAGAAAAGAGCCAGCATTGCATCAGAACTGCTTACTGATCCGGACATACTACTTCTGGAT GAGCCTACATCTGGCCTTGACTCAACCATTGCTCTCAGTCTAATAAACCAACTGAAGGGGGTTGCATCCTGCTACAACAAAACG GTAGCGTACTTTGGAGAGGCCCACGAAAAACCATTGGAGTTTATGGAGAAGCTTG ttgcTGTTTTGAAACTTGAGAAAACGAAACTTGACGAACTTGTACAGATGAACAAAACGGAACAGTTAAT ACAACCCTGTAAAGGCAAGGATAATGCTGCTTTCATTGATGAGAACGAACGAAACGCTGACGTGAAAGTGAAGGCGGGTGATCTTTACGTCTTGCCAACCAAGC AATCCACAAACACGACTATAACATTGGATGCTGTTGACCTAGATAACGCGCAGAACACGCAAGCAAAATGGCCAACAAACGTCTGGACGCAGTTTCGAATGTTGTCATGGCGAAACTACAAACAGTCGAAAAGTCGCATATTCGAATATCACGACCTGATATATTTTGCGGTAACCGCAGCTGTTTGTGGCGTGCTCTTCTTTCAAATTCCGAAAGATGCAGATGTGTTTAGAGACAGAAtgggtttt ATATTTTTCTTCATTACGTTTTGGACATATCAACCTGTATTTCAAGCCATCTTAACAT TCCCAACAGAGAGATGCATTATATTGAAAGAAAGAGCTGGAGGGGCATATCGATTGTCTGCTTACTATTTTGCCAAAACTGTGAGCGAACTACCTTTAACACTCGTGGTTCCATCGTTGTTCTATACGTTTGTGTTTTGGATGTCTGGATTGGGCAACGTTAGACAGTTTTTCATGACTTGGCCCATTTTCATGTTAAGCGTTTTTCGTGCACAG GGTCTTGGGATGCTGATTGGGGCTTTCTTTACAAACATGAGTGTCGCTATGCTCGTTGGAAATATAGTGATAATAATTTCGATGTTGTTCAGTGGCTTCATTACCCAAAAAATCCCCTGGTGGATGGACTGGGCGCGCTACATTTCTCAAATCCAGTATCCTCTATCGGCCATCACCATTATTACGTTACAAGGATTGGAACCGATATC ATGTCAATACCCGAGTGTGTCTCTATATCCAACCTGCTTGTACGATATAAACGCCACTGTGACATCGAGTGATATTCTGAAGGAGGCGGGGATTGTCCTTCCGCTACATTGTTACATATCAATGCTTGCATGTTTGCTTGTTATCTTGCGTGttctggtatacattgtgttACGTGTACGTAGATAG
- the LOC128231237 gene encoding uncharacterized protein LOC128231237 isoform X3, protein MNTLSKDAILALSSVCFSTKTNTILDDVTCTARSGAILAIMGPSGAGKTTLLNVISGRQKLTSGEITLSGVQFGKQLRRRLGFVLQSDVLFSNLTLWETLYFTAMIRLPESVSKEDKLQRLEEIIDALDIQKCRNTVIGDNFVRGLSGGEKKRASIASELLTDPDILLLDEPTSGLDSTIALSLINQLKGVASCYNKTVAYFGEAHEKPLEFMEKLGNLCNPLYNPADFLLAVLKLEKTKLDELVQMNKTEQLIQPCKGKDNAAFIDENERNADVKVKAGDLYVLPTKQSTNTTITLDAVDLDNAQNTQAKWPTNVWTQFRMLSWRNYKQSKSRIFEYHDLIYFAVTAAVCGVLFFQIPKDADVFRDRMGFIFFFITFWTYQPVFQAILTFPTERCIILKERAGGAYRLSAYYFAKTVSELPLTLVVPSLFYTFVFWMSGLGNVRQFFMTWPIFMLSVFRAQGLGMLIGAFFTNMSVAMLVGNIVIIISMLFSGFITQKIPWWMDWARYISQIQYPLSAITIITLQGLEPISCQYPSVSLYPTCLYDINATVTSSDILKEAGIVLPLHCYISMLACLLVILRVLVYIVLRVRR, encoded by the exons ATGAACACATTATCAAAAGATGCCATTCTTGCTCTGAGTAGCGTGTGTTTTTCAACTAAGACGAATACAATTCTTGACGATGTCACCTGTACAGCACGAAGTGGCGCAATCCTTGCAATTATGGGACCCTCAG GTGCTGGGAAAACCACACTTCTGAATGTCATATCTGGTCGACAAAAGCTGACATCCGGTGAAATTACCTTATCTGGGGTACAATTTGGGAAGCAATTGCGACGTCGACTTGGATTTGTTCTACAGAGCGATGTGCTTTTCTCAAATCTGACGCTGTGGGAAACTCTTTAT TTTACGGCGATGATTCGACTACCGGAGAGTGTTTCGAAAGAAGACAAGTTACAGAGACTGGAAGAGATCATTGATGCTCTCGACATTCAAAAGTGTCGGAATACGG TGATTGGCGACAACTTCGTTCGAGGTCTTTCGGGTGGTGAGAAGAAAAGAGCCAGCATTGCATCAGAACTGCTTACTGATCCGGACATACTACTTCTGGAT GAGCCTACATCTGGCCTTGACTCAACCATTGCTCTCAGTCTAATAAACCAACTGAAGGGGGTTGCATCCTGCTACAACAAAACG GTAGCGTACTTTGGAGAGGCCCACGAAAAACCATTGGAGTTTATGGAGAAGCTTGGTAATCTGTGTAACCCCCTATACAATCCTGCCGATTTTCTTC ttgcTGTTTTGAAACTTGAGAAAACGAAACTTGACGAACTTGTACAGATGAACAAAACGGAACAGTTAAT ACAACCCTGTAAAGGCAAGGATAATGCTGCTTTCATTGATGAGAACGAACGAAACGCTGACGTGAAAGTGAAGGCGGGTGATCTTTACGTCTTGCCAACCAAGC AATCCACAAACACGACTATAACATTGGATGCTGTTGACCTAGATAACGCGCAGAACACGCAAGCAAAATGGCCAACAAACGTCTGGACGCAGTTTCGAATGTTGTCATGGCGAAACTACAAACAGTCGAAAAGTCGCATATTCGAATATCACGACCTGATATATTTTGCGGTAACCGCAGCTGTTTGTGGCGTGCTCTTCTTTCAAATTCCGAAAGATGCAGATGTGTTTAGAGACAGAAtgggtttt ATATTTTTCTTCATTACGTTTTGGACATATCAACCTGTATTTCAAGCCATCTTAACAT TCCCAACAGAGAGATGCATTATATTGAAAGAAAGAGCTGGAGGGGCATATCGATTGTCTGCTTACTATTTTGCCAAAACTGTGAGCGAACTACCTTTAACACTCGTGGTTCCATCGTTGTTCTATACGTTTGTGTTTTGGATGTCTGGATTGGGCAACGTTAGACAGTTTTTCATGACTTGGCCCATTTTCATGTTAAGCGTTTTTCGTGCACAG GGTCTTGGGATGCTGATTGGGGCTTTCTTTACAAACATGAGTGTCGCTATGCTCGTTGGAAATATAGTGATAATAATTTCGATGTTGTTCAGTGGCTTCATTACCCAAAAAATCCCCTGGTGGATGGACTGGGCGCGCTACATTTCTCAAATCCAGTATCCTCTATCGGCCATCACCATTATTACGTTACAAGGATTGGAACCGATATC ATGTCAATACCCGAGTGTGTCTCTATATCCAACCTGCTTGTACGATATAAACGCCACTGTGACATCGAGTGATATTCTGAAGGAGGCGGGGATTGTCCTTCCGCTACATTGTTACATATCAATGCTTGCATGTTTGCTTGTTATCTTGCGTGttctggtatacattgtgttACGTGTACGTAGATAG
- the LOC128231237 gene encoding uncharacterized protein LOC128231237 isoform X2 produces the protein MNTLSKDAILALSSVCFSTKTNTILDDVTCTARSGAILAIMGPSGAGKTTLLNVISGRQKLTSGEITLSGVQFGKQLRRRLGFVLQSDVLFSNLTLWETLYFTAMIRLPESVSKEDKLQRLEEIIDALDIQKCRNTVIGDNFVRGLSGGEKKRASIASELLTDPDILLLDEPTSGLDSTIALSLINQLKGVASCYNKTVIVTIHQPSSQIYHLFDALLLLSHGQVAYFGEAHEKPLEFMEKLVAVLKLEKTKLDELVQMNKTEQLIQPCKGKDNAAFIDENERNADVKVKAGDLYVLPTKQSTNTTITLDAVDLDNAQNTQAKWPTNVWTQFRMLSWRNYKQSKSRIFEYHDLIYFAVTAAVCGVLFFQIPKDADVFRDRMGFIFFFITFWTYQPVFQAILTFPTERCIILKERAGGAYRLSAYYFAKTVSELPLTLVVPSLFYTFVFWMSGLGNVRQFFMTWPIFMLSVFRAQGLGMLIGAFFTNMSVAMLVGNIVIIISMLFSGFITQKIPWWMDWARYISQIQYPLSAITIITLQGLEPISCQYPSVSLYPTCLYDINATVTSSDILKEAGIVLPLHCYISMLACLLVILRVLVYIVLRVRR, from the exons ATGAACACATTATCAAAAGATGCCATTCTTGCTCTGAGTAGCGTGTGTTTTTCAACTAAGACGAATACAATTCTTGACGATGTCACCTGTACAGCACGAAGTGGCGCAATCCTTGCAATTATGGGACCCTCAG GTGCTGGGAAAACCACACTTCTGAATGTCATATCTGGTCGACAAAAGCTGACATCCGGTGAAATTACCTTATCTGGGGTACAATTTGGGAAGCAATTGCGACGTCGACTTGGATTTGTTCTACAGAGCGATGTGCTTTTCTCAAATCTGACGCTGTGGGAAACTCTTTAT TTTACGGCGATGATTCGACTACCGGAGAGTGTTTCGAAAGAAGACAAGTTACAGAGACTGGAAGAGATCATTGATGCTCTCGACATTCAAAAGTGTCGGAATACGG TGATTGGCGACAACTTCGTTCGAGGTCTTTCGGGTGGTGAGAAGAAAAGAGCCAGCATTGCATCAGAACTGCTTACTGATCCGGACATACTACTTCTGGAT GAGCCTACATCTGGCCTTGACTCAACCATTGCTCTCAGTCTAATAAACCAACTGAAGGGGGTTGCATCCTGCTACAACAAAACGGTAATTGTAACAATTCACCAGCCTTCCAGCCAGATTTATCATTTGTTCGACGCTCTTCTACTTCTATCACATGGCCAG GTAGCGTACTTTGGAGAGGCCCACGAAAAACCATTGGAGTTTATGGAGAAGCTTG ttgcTGTTTTGAAACTTGAGAAAACGAAACTTGACGAACTTGTACAGATGAACAAAACGGAACAGTTAAT ACAACCCTGTAAAGGCAAGGATAATGCTGCTTTCATTGATGAGAACGAACGAAACGCTGACGTGAAAGTGAAGGCGGGTGATCTTTACGTCTTGCCAACCAAGC AATCCACAAACACGACTATAACATTGGATGCTGTTGACCTAGATAACGCGCAGAACACGCAAGCAAAATGGCCAACAAACGTCTGGACGCAGTTTCGAATGTTGTCATGGCGAAACTACAAACAGTCGAAAAGTCGCATATTCGAATATCACGACCTGATATATTTTGCGGTAACCGCAGCTGTTTGTGGCGTGCTCTTCTTTCAAATTCCGAAAGATGCAGATGTGTTTAGAGACAGAAtgggtttt ATATTTTTCTTCATTACGTTTTGGACATATCAACCTGTATTTCAAGCCATCTTAACAT TCCCAACAGAGAGATGCATTATATTGAAAGAAAGAGCTGGAGGGGCATATCGATTGTCTGCTTACTATTTTGCCAAAACTGTGAGCGAACTACCTTTAACACTCGTGGTTCCATCGTTGTTCTATACGTTTGTGTTTTGGATGTCTGGATTGGGCAACGTTAGACAGTTTTTCATGACTTGGCCCATTTTCATGTTAAGCGTTTTTCGTGCACAG GGTCTTGGGATGCTGATTGGGGCTTTCTTTACAAACATGAGTGTCGCTATGCTCGTTGGAAATATAGTGATAATAATTTCGATGTTGTTCAGTGGCTTCATTACCCAAAAAATCCCCTGGTGGATGGACTGGGCGCGCTACATTTCTCAAATCCAGTATCCTCTATCGGCCATCACCATTATTACGTTACAAGGATTGGAACCGATATC ATGTCAATACCCGAGTGTGTCTCTATATCCAACCTGCTTGTACGATATAAACGCCACTGTGACATCGAGTGATATTCTGAAGGAGGCGGGGATTGTCCTTCCGCTACATTGTTACATATCAATGCTTGCATGTTTGCTTGTTATCTTGCGTGttctggtatacattgtgttACGTGTACGTAGATAG
- the LOC128231237 gene encoding uncharacterized protein LOC128231237 isoform X1 has translation MNTLSKDAILALSSVCFSTKTNTILDDVTCTARSGAILAIMGPSGAGKTTLLNVISGRQKLTSGEITLSGVQFGKQLRRRLGFVLQSDVLFSNLTLWETLYFTAMIRLPESVSKEDKLQRLEEIIDALDIQKCRNTVIGDNFVRGLSGGEKKRASIASELLTDPDILLLDEPTSGLDSTIALSLINQLKGVASCYNKTVIVTIHQPSSQIYHLFDALLLLSHGQVAYFGEAHEKPLEFMEKLGNLCNPLYNPADFLLAVLKLEKTKLDELVQMNKTEQLIQPCKGKDNAAFIDENERNADVKVKAGDLYVLPTKQSTNTTITLDAVDLDNAQNTQAKWPTNVWTQFRMLSWRNYKQSKSRIFEYHDLIYFAVTAAVCGVLFFQIPKDADVFRDRMGFIFFFITFWTYQPVFQAILTFPTERCIILKERAGGAYRLSAYYFAKTVSELPLTLVVPSLFYTFVFWMSGLGNVRQFFMTWPIFMLSVFRAQGLGMLIGAFFTNMSVAMLVGNIVIIISMLFSGFITQKIPWWMDWARYISQIQYPLSAITIITLQGLEPISCQYPSVSLYPTCLYDINATVTSSDILKEAGIVLPLHCYISMLACLLVILRVLVYIVLRVRR, from the exons ATGAACACATTATCAAAAGATGCCATTCTTGCTCTGAGTAGCGTGTGTTTTTCAACTAAGACGAATACAATTCTTGACGATGTCACCTGTACAGCACGAAGTGGCGCAATCCTTGCAATTATGGGACCCTCAG GTGCTGGGAAAACCACACTTCTGAATGTCATATCTGGTCGACAAAAGCTGACATCCGGTGAAATTACCTTATCTGGGGTACAATTTGGGAAGCAATTGCGACGTCGACTTGGATTTGTTCTACAGAGCGATGTGCTTTTCTCAAATCTGACGCTGTGGGAAACTCTTTAT TTTACGGCGATGATTCGACTACCGGAGAGTGTTTCGAAAGAAGACAAGTTACAGAGACTGGAAGAGATCATTGATGCTCTCGACATTCAAAAGTGTCGGAATACGG TGATTGGCGACAACTTCGTTCGAGGTCTTTCGGGTGGTGAGAAGAAAAGAGCCAGCATTGCATCAGAACTGCTTACTGATCCGGACATACTACTTCTGGAT GAGCCTACATCTGGCCTTGACTCAACCATTGCTCTCAGTCTAATAAACCAACTGAAGGGGGTTGCATCCTGCTACAACAAAACGGTAATTGTAACAATTCACCAGCCTTCCAGCCAGATTTATCATTTGTTCGACGCTCTTCTACTTCTATCACATGGCCAG GTAGCGTACTTTGGAGAGGCCCACGAAAAACCATTGGAGTTTATGGAGAAGCTTGGTAATCTGTGTAACCCCCTATACAATCCTGCCGATTTTCTTC ttgcTGTTTTGAAACTTGAGAAAACGAAACTTGACGAACTTGTACAGATGAACAAAACGGAACAGTTAAT ACAACCCTGTAAAGGCAAGGATAATGCTGCTTTCATTGATGAGAACGAACGAAACGCTGACGTGAAAGTGAAGGCGGGTGATCTTTACGTCTTGCCAACCAAGC AATCCACAAACACGACTATAACATTGGATGCTGTTGACCTAGATAACGCGCAGAACACGCAAGCAAAATGGCCAACAAACGTCTGGACGCAGTTTCGAATGTTGTCATGGCGAAACTACAAACAGTCGAAAAGTCGCATATTCGAATATCACGACCTGATATATTTTGCGGTAACCGCAGCTGTTTGTGGCGTGCTCTTCTTTCAAATTCCGAAAGATGCAGATGTGTTTAGAGACAGAAtgggtttt ATATTTTTCTTCATTACGTTTTGGACATATCAACCTGTATTTCAAGCCATCTTAACAT TCCCAACAGAGAGATGCATTATATTGAAAGAAAGAGCTGGAGGGGCATATCGATTGTCTGCTTACTATTTTGCCAAAACTGTGAGCGAACTACCTTTAACACTCGTGGTTCCATCGTTGTTCTATACGTTTGTGTTTTGGATGTCTGGATTGGGCAACGTTAGACAGTTTTTCATGACTTGGCCCATTTTCATGTTAAGCGTTTTTCGTGCACAG GGTCTTGGGATGCTGATTGGGGCTTTCTTTACAAACATGAGTGTCGCTATGCTCGTTGGAAATATAGTGATAATAATTTCGATGTTGTTCAGTGGCTTCATTACCCAAAAAATCCCCTGGTGGATGGACTGGGCGCGCTACATTTCTCAAATCCAGTATCCTCTATCGGCCATCACCATTATTACGTTACAAGGATTGGAACCGATATC ATGTCAATACCCGAGTGTGTCTCTATATCCAACCTGCTTGTACGATATAAACGCCACTGTGACATCGAGTGATATTCTGAAGGAGGCGGGGATTGTCCTTCCGCTACATTGTTACATATCAATGCTTGCATGTTTGCTTGTTATCTTGCGTGttctggtatacattgtgttACGTGTACGTAGATAG
- the LOC128231237 gene encoding uncharacterized protein LOC128231237 isoform X5, which produces MSPVQHEVAQSLQLWDPQFTAMIRLPESVSKEDKLQRLEEIIDALDIQKCRNTVIGDNFVRGLSGGEKKRASIASELLTDPDILLLDEPTSGLDSTIALSLINQLKGVASCYNKTVIVTIHQPSSQIYHLFDALLLLSHGQVAYFGEAHEKPLEFMEKLGNLCNPLYNPADFLLAVLKLEKTKLDELVQMNKTEQLIQPCKGKDNAAFIDENERNADVKVKAGDLYVLPTKQSTNTTITLDAVDLDNAQNTQAKWPTNVWTQFRMLSWRNYKQSKSRIFEYHDLIYFAVTAAVCGVLFFQIPKDADVFRDRMGFIFFFITFWTYQPVFQAILTFPTERCIILKERAGGAYRLSAYYFAKTVSELPLTLVVPSLFYTFVFWMSGLGNVRQFFMTWPIFMLSVFRAQGLGMLIGAFFTNMSVAMLVGNIVIIISMLFSGFITQKIPWWMDWARYISQIQYPLSAITIITLQGLEPISCQYPSVSLYPTCLYDINATVTSSDILKEAGIVLPLHCYISMLACLLVILRVLVYIVLRVRR; this is translated from the exons ATGTCACCTGTACAGCACGAAGTGGCGCAATCCTTGCAATTATGGGACCCTCAG TTTACGGCGATGATTCGACTACCGGAGAGTGTTTCGAAAGAAGACAAGTTACAGAGACTGGAAGAGATCATTGATGCTCTCGACATTCAAAAGTGTCGGAATACGG TGATTGGCGACAACTTCGTTCGAGGTCTTTCGGGTGGTGAGAAGAAAAGAGCCAGCATTGCATCAGAACTGCTTACTGATCCGGACATACTACTTCTGGAT GAGCCTACATCTGGCCTTGACTCAACCATTGCTCTCAGTCTAATAAACCAACTGAAGGGGGTTGCATCCTGCTACAACAAAACGGTAATTGTAACAATTCACCAGCCTTCCAGCCAGATTTATCATTTGTTCGACGCTCTTCTACTTCTATCACATGGCCAG GTAGCGTACTTTGGAGAGGCCCACGAAAAACCATTGGAGTTTATGGAGAAGCTTGGTAATCTGTGTAACCCCCTATACAATCCTGCCGATTTTCTTC ttgcTGTTTTGAAACTTGAGAAAACGAAACTTGACGAACTTGTACAGATGAACAAAACGGAACAGTTAAT ACAACCCTGTAAAGGCAAGGATAATGCTGCTTTCATTGATGAGAACGAACGAAACGCTGACGTGAAAGTGAAGGCGGGTGATCTTTACGTCTTGCCAACCAAGC AATCCACAAACACGACTATAACATTGGATGCTGTTGACCTAGATAACGCGCAGAACACGCAAGCAAAATGGCCAACAAACGTCTGGACGCAGTTTCGAATGTTGTCATGGCGAAACTACAAACAGTCGAAAAGTCGCATATTCGAATATCACGACCTGATATATTTTGCGGTAACCGCAGCTGTTTGTGGCGTGCTCTTCTTTCAAATTCCGAAAGATGCAGATGTGTTTAGAGACAGAAtgggtttt ATATTTTTCTTCATTACGTTTTGGACATATCAACCTGTATTTCAAGCCATCTTAACAT TCCCAACAGAGAGATGCATTATATTGAAAGAAAGAGCTGGAGGGGCATATCGATTGTCTGCTTACTATTTTGCCAAAACTGTGAGCGAACTACCTTTAACACTCGTGGTTCCATCGTTGTTCTATACGTTTGTGTTTTGGATGTCTGGATTGGGCAACGTTAGACAGTTTTTCATGACTTGGCCCATTTTCATGTTAAGCGTTTTTCGTGCACAG GGTCTTGGGATGCTGATTGGGGCTTTCTTTACAAACATGAGTGTCGCTATGCTCGTTGGAAATATAGTGATAATAATTTCGATGTTGTTCAGTGGCTTCATTACCCAAAAAATCCCCTGGTGGATGGACTGGGCGCGCTACATTTCTCAAATCCAGTATCCTCTATCGGCCATCACCATTATTACGTTACAAGGATTGGAACCGATATC ATGTCAATACCCGAGTGTGTCTCTATATCCAACCTGCTTGTACGATATAAACGCCACTGTGACATCGAGTGATATTCTGAAGGAGGCGGGGATTGTCCTTCCGCTACATTGTTACATATCAATGCTTGCATGTTTGCTTGTTATCTTGCGTGttctggtatacattgtgttACGTGTACGTAGATAG